From a region of the Helianthus annuus cultivar XRQ/B chromosome 5, HanXRQr2.0-SUNRISE, whole genome shotgun sequence genome:
- the LOC110943971 gene encoding isoleucine N-monooxygenase 1 yields the protein MYIFVARFLNKKSSHSLPPGPTPLPFIGCAIQMFLNKPIFRWIHKLMDHFDTPILCIRVGPSTHVIVVSSPDIACEFLKKQDEKFISRPDFMSACLISDGYLTAIMSPFGEQWRKMKKVINRGMLSPQIHKWLQPKRDQEADQLLRYICNQIEKQGGIVNGGLIDVRAVSQHFFANTMRNIVFGKSSFGQGMEDGGPGEEETEHVAALFTILKHVFAFCITDYFPWLRWKTDFDGHEKLIRTAIEIVRKYQDPLVDERIQMWNNGARKEKFDMLDVLITFENPKLTPGEIKAEIVELMIATIDNTSNAIEWAMGEMINEPIILKRAVEELEHVVGRQRLVEEQDIPKLNYIKACIKEAFRLHPFVPFLPPHVSTMNTSVAGYFIPKGSHVILSRYGLGRNPNVWKDPLRFDPDRHLHEEGKQVVLSDNNLRLISFSTGQRGCPGIMLGTIMTTMLLARMVQGFAWEAPGNEQFIELVENYDDICLAKPLVAIAKPRLPRFMYPTY from the exons ATGTACATATTTGTTGCTAGGTTTTTAAACAAGAAATCTTCACATTCATTACCACCTGGTCCAACTCCTTTGCCGTTTATTGGATGCGCCATCCAAATGTTCTTAAACAAACCAATTTTCCGGTGGATCCATAAGCTCATGGACCATTTTGACACCCCTATCCTTTGCATCCGCGTAGGACCTTCAACCCATGTCATTGTGGTTTCGTCCCCAGACATAGCATGTGAATTCCTCAAGAAACAAGATGAAAAATTCATTTCAAGGCCTGATTTCATGTCTGCTTGTCTAATAAGTGATGGGTATCTCACTGCAATCATGTCCCCATTTGGAGAACAATGGAGGAAGATGAAAAAAGTTATTAATCGAGGGATGCTTTCACCGCAAATACACAAATGGCTCCAACCCAAACGTGACCAAGAAGCTGATCAATTGCTTAGATACATATGTAACCAAATAGAGAAACAAGGTGGTATCGTCAATGGTGGATTAATAGACGTTCGAGCTGTGAGCCAACATTTCTTTGCAAACACAATGAGGAATATTGTTTTCGGGAAAAGTTCCTTTGGGCAAGGAATGGAAGATGGAGGGCCAGGCGAAGAAGAAACTGAACATGTTGCTGCCCTTTTTACCATCCTGAAGCATGTTTTTGCATTTTGCATCACTGATTATTTCCCATGGTTAAGATGGAAGACTGACTTTGATGGCCATGAAAAGCTAATCAGGACTGCTATTGAAATTGTGCGAAAGTATCAGGATCCATTGGTCGATGAACGGATTCAAATGTGGAACAATGGAGCTAGAAAGGAAAAGTTTGATATGCTTGATGTTCTTATCACATTTGAAAACCCTAAGCTTACGCCTGGGGAAATTAAAGCTGAAATTGTT GAGCTAATGATTGCCACAATTGATAATACGTCTAACGCAATAGAATGGGCAATGGGTGAGATGATTAATGAACCTATAATCCTAAAGAGAGCAGTCGAGGAGTTAGAGCATGTAGTAGGTCGCCAAAGGCTAGTCGAAGAGCAAGACATACCCAAACTCAATTACATAAAAGCATGCATCAAGGAAGCTTTTAGGTTGCACCCTTTTGTACCTTTTCTTCCACCCCATGTTTCAACAATGAATACTAGTGTTGCTGGTTACTTCATACCCAAGGGTAGCCATGTTATCCTAAGTCGATATGGGCTAGGAAGGAATCCAAATGTGTGGAAGGATCCATTGCGGTTTGACCCAGATCGACATCTACATGAGGAAGGGAAACAAGTAGTACTTTCGGATAACAACCTGAGGTTGATCTCGTTTAGCACAGGTCAACGTGGTTGTCCTGGAATAATGTTGGGCACCATCATGACTACAATGTTGTTAGCAAGGATGGTCCAGGGGTTCGCCTGGGAGGCACCCGGTAATGAGCAATTCATTGAGCTTGTTGAAAATTATGATGACATTTGCTTGGCTAAACCACTTGTGGCAATTGCTAAGCCAAGGCTGCCACGGTTCATGTACCCCACATATTGA